One stretch of Longimicrobium sp. DNA includes these proteins:
- a CDS encoding carboxypeptidase-like regulatory domain-containing protein: protein MILFRRSPVPHQSFRMRPVLLALAVALSIVPLTSRAQARADVIRGRVLTDSGTAIAGADISATRAPDRLTQQTRSGPDGTFTIRFEYGTGDYLLHATAPDRRPFVRRLTRQKDETEFEVEIRLAPLSYTLATVQVTATRPKPDRGPEFGTETGASERLADPVNGALSPDQEGDLAAIAATTPGMNLSGGGLSVLGLGPEQSNTTLNGMAFAGGDVPRDARTRVRASTSTYDPARGGFSAAQVALELGSGSAFDFRRAHVVLDARPLQAPGTFAPGLDQRFTAIEVSAGGDGPIVENKLFYNVGVQYSRRAADRLSILDAPPAAFGGIGLATDSVTRFLAVLGGSGIPALAPRAGTSKVGDEGSFIFRIDHTPYARTTWSITGYGKLAHSGALAIAPTVTPGFGGQQASSLFSLQAARSGYFGKDYLNDTRTAFSLNSVRTTPYLRLPGGQVLVASSSGEAGNGSLVWLQFGGNSAFAGRRRDWTWETVNETQWYTPGRPHRLKLTGESRLDGYSLSPQADRLGTFTFSSLADLAANRPATFTRTFGVVDHEGGEWSGALSFSDLWRPWATLQLLDGVRIEGNRFTAAPSYNPAVDAAFGARTDHAPNTLHVSPRIGFTWRYGGSRTNPYTMMTANAFGSFYRGPSGVIRGGIGEFRNLLAPALLADAAGATGLPGSTLVLRCVGAAAPTPDWAAYSADPAAVPQECTGGGAAGGLVESAPMVQLYDRGYTAARSWRGNLAWVSSFKQVIFSVEGIYSLNLNQPGIVDLNFTGAPQFRLPGEGGRPVYVGPASIDPRSGALSLAGSRRVADFGAVVNYVSDLRSVSRQLTLTAVPDLLPGRVHLSVAYTLAGTRAQARGFDGAASGDPAAVEWARGNLDARHQVLVQAGVTAKGVTLTFFGRLTSGLPYTPLVGGDVNGDGYVNDRAFVFDPSVPAAGDLAPGLSALLAAGPSRVRDCLARQVNRIVGRNSCTGPWTASTNARLSFSSQVLHLGNRVDFALNVANPLGALDHLVHAEDGLHGWGDGGLADQVLYTPRSFDAAARQFRYEVNPRFGRVPVGLGNPFRISIEAHVDLGKPLPVQQLGILLRPGRAGHPGTLLSADSLRKRYALTVPNIYDALIEQSDSLLLSRQQVGALTEASVAYRARADSAWAGLATYLDGLGDSYDAGEAMQRVEATTDAVWELAKAEGPRIREILSPLQLRLAPGLVRYVITTKDKIKIRYFFG from the coding sequence ATGATCTTGTTCCGCCGCTCCCCGGTCCCACATCAGTCGTTCCGCATGCGCCCGGTGCTGCTCGCGCTGGCCGTCGCCCTTTCCATCGTACCGTTAACGAGCCGTGCACAGGCGCGTGCCGACGTGATCCGCGGGCGGGTCCTCACGGACAGCGGGACCGCGATCGCGGGGGCGGATATCTCAGCGACGCGGGCGCCGGACCGCCTAACGCAGCAGACGCGCAGCGGGCCGGACGGAACCTTCACGATCCGCTTCGAATATGGCACCGGCGACTACCTCCTCCACGCCACGGCGCCGGACCGGCGCCCGTTCGTGCGGCGGCTGACGCGCCAGAAGGACGAGACGGAGTTCGAGGTCGAGATCCGGCTGGCGCCGCTCAGCTACACGCTCGCAACCGTGCAGGTCACGGCGACGCGCCCGAAGCCGGACCGCGGCCCGGAGTTCGGAACCGAGACCGGTGCCTCGGAACGGCTGGCGGACCCCGTGAACGGCGCGCTCTCGCCGGACCAGGAGGGCGACCTCGCGGCAATCGCCGCGACCACGCCAGGGATGAACCTGTCCGGGGGCGGGCTGTCGGTCCTGGGGCTCGGACCCGAGCAGAGCAACACGACCCTGAACGGGATGGCGTTCGCTGGCGGAGACGTCCCGCGCGACGCGCGGACCCGCGTACGGGCCTCGACCTCCACCTACGATCCCGCCCGCGGCGGGTTCAGTGCGGCTCAGGTGGCGCTGGAGCTGGGTTCCGGAAGCGCGTTCGACTTCCGCCGCGCCCACGTCGTCCTTGACGCGCGACCGCTTCAGGCGCCGGGTACGTTCGCCCCGGGGCTGGACCAGCGGTTCACCGCGATCGAGGTGAGCGCCGGCGGCGACGGGCCGATCGTGGAGAACAAGCTTTTCTACAATGTCGGGGTGCAGTACTCGCGTCGCGCGGCGGACCGCCTTTCGATCCTCGATGCGCCGCCGGCGGCGTTCGGCGGCATCGGGCTCGCCACGGACTCCGTTACCCGCTTTCTTGCCGTTCTCGGCGGCTCGGGCATTCCGGCGCTGGCGCCACGAGCGGGAACGAGCAAAGTCGGCGACGAGGGCTCGTTCATCTTCCGTATCGACCACACCCCCTACGCCCGGACAACCTGGTCCATCACCGGGTACGGGAAGCTCGCCCACTCGGGCGCCCTCGCAATCGCCCCGACTGTCACCCCGGGGTTTGGGGGGCAGCAGGCGTCGTCTCTGTTCAGCCTCCAGGCCGCTCGCTCGGGCTACTTCGGGAAAGACTACCTGAACGACACCCGCACGGCCTTCTCGCTCAACTCGGTTCGTACGACGCCGTACCTGCGGCTGCCGGGCGGCCAGGTGCTCGTCGCGTCCTCCTCCGGTGAAGCCGGCAACGGATCTCTGGTCTGGCTTCAGTTCGGGGGGAACAGCGCCTTCGCGGGCCGCCGGCGCGACTGGACGTGGGAGACGGTGAATGAAACGCAGTGGTACACGCCCGGCCGGCCGCACCGTCTCAAGCTGACGGGGGAGAGCCGCCTGGACGGCTACTCGCTGTCGCCGCAGGCGGACCGCCTGGGCACGTTCACGTTCAGCTCCCTGGCCGACCTCGCCGCGAACCGGCCCGCCACCTTCACACGGACCTTCGGCGTCGTGGACCATGAGGGCGGTGAGTGGAGCGGGGCGCTGTCGTTCAGCGACCTCTGGCGGCCATGGGCGACGCTCCAGCTGCTCGACGGGGTCCGGATCGAAGGTAACCGCTTCACCGCCGCGCCCAGCTACAACCCGGCGGTGGACGCGGCGTTCGGAGCACGGACGGACCACGCGCCGAACACGCTTCACGTGAGCCCGCGCATCGGCTTTACCTGGCGGTACGGAGGATCGCGCACGAACCCGTACACGATGATGACCGCCAACGCGTTCGGCTCCTTCTACCGGGGACCCTCCGGCGTGATCCGCGGCGGGATCGGCGAGTTCCGCAACCTCCTCGCTCCCGCGTTGCTCGCCGATGCTGCCGGCGCGACAGGCCTGCCCGGCTCAACGCTCGTGTTGCGCTGCGTCGGCGCTGCGGCGCCCACACCGGACTGGGCGGCATATTCCGCCGACCCGGCCGCCGTTCCGCAAGAGTGCACGGGGGGCGGCGCAGCCGGAGGACTGGTCGAGTCCGCACCCATGGTCCAGCTGTATGACCGCGGCTACACGGCTGCGCGGAGCTGGCGCGGCAACCTGGCCTGGGTTTCGTCCTTCAAACAGGTGATCTTCTCGGTCGAGGGGATCTACTCGCTCAATCTGAACCAGCCGGGCATCGTTGACCTTAACTTCACCGGGGCGCCACAGTTCCGCCTCCCGGGCGAAGGTGGGCGGCCCGTCTACGTGGGCCCGGCGAGCATTGATCCCCGCTCCGGCGCGCTTTCGCTCGCAGGCTCACGGCGGGTGGCGGACTTCGGCGCGGTGGTTAATTATGTCTCCGACCTCCGTTCCGTGAGCCGGCAGCTGACGCTCACCGCGGTCCCGGACCTGCTCCCCGGCCGCGTTCATCTGAGCGTCGCGTATACTCTCGCGGGGACCCGGGCGCAGGCGCGTGGGTTCGACGGAGCGGCCTCTGGCGATCCCGCCGCAGTGGAATGGGCCCGGGGAAACCTGGATGCCCGGCACCAAGTGCTCGTCCAAGCGGGAGTCACGGCGAAGGGTGTGACGCTGACGTTCTTCGGGCGGCTCACGTCGGGGCTCCCCTACACGCCGCTCGTCGGTGGTGACGTGAACGGCGACGGATACGTGAACGACCGCGCATTCGTCTTCGACCCGTCTGTCCCGGCTGCGGGCGACCTGGCGCCGGGGCTATCGGCGCTGCTGGCGGCAGGGCCGTCGCGTGTGCGGGATTGCCTCGCGCGCCAAGTGAACCGCATCGTAGGCCGAAACAGCTGCACGGGTCCGTGGACCGCGTCGACCAATGCACGGCTCTCGTTTTCGAGCCAAGTGCTGCACCTGGGCAACCGTGTGGACTTCGCCCTGAATGTGGCGAACCCGCTCGGCGCACTGGACCACCTGGTCCATGCGGAGGACGGTCTGCACGGCTGGGGAGATGGCGGGCTGGCCGATCAGGTGCTTTATACGCCCAGATCGTTCGATGCAGCCGCCCGGCAGTTCCGCTACGAGGTAAATCCGAGGTTCGGGCGCGTTCCGGTGGGGCTGGGGAATCCCTTCCGGATTTCCATCGAGGCTCACGTCGACCTTGGGAAGCCGCTACCGGTGCAGCAGCTCGGCATTCTCCTGCGCCCGGGCCGCGCAGGGCACCCCGGCACCCTTCTCAGTGCAGACTCGCTGCGGAAGCGCTACGCGCTCACGGTGCCGAACATCTATGACGCGCTGATCGAACAGAGCGACTCGCTTCTGCTCTCGCGGCAGCAGGTAGGGGCGCTCACGGAGGCGAGCGTGGCATACCGCGCCCGTGCCGACTCGGCTTGGGCCGGTTTGGCGACATACCTCGACGGACTCGGGGACAGCTACGATGCGGGAGAGGCGATGCAGCGCGTAGAGGCAACAACGGACGCGGTGTGGGAACTCGCAAAGGCCGAAGGGCCACGGATCCGCGAAATCCTCTCGCCGCTCCAGCTGAGGCTCGCACCCGGGCTGGTGCGGTACGTCATCACGACGAAGGACAAGATCAAGATCCGATATTTCTTTGGGTAG
- a CDS encoding type I restriction endonuclease subunit R — MITPEKQLEQSLIDRLVGLKFDYRADIRDQSSLEANFREKFEALNRVNLTDGEFRRLLDGIVTPDVYQAARSLRNREAFVRDDGTPLNYTIVNIKDWCKNTFEVVNQLRISTEDSHHRYDVILLINGVPVVQIELKTLGISPRRAMEQIVNYKNDPGNGYTNTLLCFVQLFIVSNRTDTWYFANNNARHFAFDADERFLPIYQFAAEDNTKITHLDDFADRFLAKCTLGQMISKYMVLIASEQKLLMMRPYQIYAVKAIVDCIDQNCGNGYIWHTTGSGKTLTSFKASTLLKTNESIHKCLFVVDRKDLDRQTREEFNRFQENSVEENTNTATLVRRLLSDDYADKVIVTTIQKLGLALDEHHRQNLAQGGATFKQRLEPLRDKRMVFIFDECHRSQFGENHTAIKEFFPNSQLFGFTGTPIFQENATVRRIEGDVATLRTTRDLFQKELHAYTITHAIEDRNVLRFHVDYYKPKDAPALKPGQTLAKQAVAQAILDKHDAATGGRRFNALLATASINDAIEYYEVLKRLQAERQAADAEFVPLKIAAVFSPPAEGNRDVQQIQEDLPQEKEDNRHDPEGKKTALKAIIADYNKQYGTNHDINNFDLYYQDVQQRIKDQQFPNRDLPRKGAEKIDITIVVDMLLTGFDATYLNTLYVDKNLKHHGLIQAFSRTNRVLNATKPFGQILDFRQQQDNVDAAIALFSGGHADRARKIWLVDKAPVVIDEFEKAVADLGEFMKSQGLQAKPDQVNNLKGDDARAQFIKRFKEVQRLQTQLDQYTDLTDEQRERVEQALSRDDLRAFRGVYLETAQRLKEQQGTPGGDGEPVNPEVDQLDFEFVLFASAVIDYDYIMKLIARFSGQDPKKLTISREQLIGLIQSDAKFLDERKEITEYVRSLKEGEGLDEAAIRAGYERFKAEKQAREIEDLAQAHGLTTESLSSFVETILQRMIFDGEQLTDLVEPLGLGWRERRERELALMADLVPLLNRRAHGRDISGLNAYEHGGAR, encoded by the coding sequence ATGATCACACCCGAAAAGCAACTGGAACAGTCGCTTATCGACAGGCTCGTCGGTTTGAAGTTCGACTATCGCGCCGACATCCGCGACCAATCCTCGCTTGAAGCGAACTTCAGAGAAAAGTTCGAGGCTCTCAATCGCGTCAACCTCACCGATGGAGAGTTCCGACGACTCCTCGACGGGATCGTCACACCAGACGTGTACCAAGCCGCCCGCTCTCTCCGGAACCGGGAGGCCTTCGTTCGTGACGACGGTACACCCCTCAACTACACCATCGTCAACATCAAAGACTGGTGCAAGAACACCTTTGAGGTCGTCAATCAGCTCCGCATCAGTACGGAGGATAGCCATCATCGCTACGACGTCATTCTCCTGATCAATGGCGTACCTGTAGTTCAGATTGAGCTCAAGACGCTTGGGATCAGCCCCCGGCGGGCGATGGAGCAGATCGTCAACTACAAGAACGACCCGGGCAACGGCTACACGAATACGCTTCTCTGCTTCGTGCAGTTGTTTATCGTGAGCAACCGCACGGACACGTGGTACTTCGCCAACAACAACGCCCGCCACTTCGCCTTCGACGCGGACGAGCGGTTCCTCCCGATCTACCAGTTCGCCGCCGAGGACAACACCAAGATCACGCACCTTGACGACTTCGCCGATCGGTTCCTCGCCAAGTGCACGCTTGGCCAGATGATCAGCAAGTACATGGTGCTCATCGCCAGCGAGCAGAAGCTTCTGATGATGCGCCCGTACCAGATCTATGCCGTGAAGGCAATCGTCGACTGCATCGACCAGAACTGTGGAAACGGCTACATCTGGCACACGACCGGCTCGGGCAAGACGCTCACCTCCTTCAAGGCCTCGACGCTCCTGAAGACCAACGAGAGCATCCACAAGTGCCTCTTCGTCGTCGATCGTAAGGATCTAGACCGCCAGACTCGTGAGGAGTTCAACCGGTTCCAGGAGAACAGTGTCGAGGAGAACACGAACACCGCTACGCTCGTCCGCCGCCTCCTGTCCGACGATTACGCGGATAAGGTGATTGTCACCACCATCCAGAAGCTCGGGCTCGCACTCGACGAGCACCACAGGCAGAACCTCGCTCAGGGAGGGGCGACGTTCAAGCAGAGGCTTGAGCCGCTCCGCGATAAGCGGATGGTCTTCATCTTCGACGAGTGCCACCGCTCGCAGTTCGGCGAGAACCACACGGCAATCAAGGAGTTCTTCCCCAACTCGCAGCTCTTCGGCTTCACCGGCACCCCGATCTTCCAGGAGAATGCCACCGTACGGCGCATCGAGGGCGACGTCGCCACCCTGCGAACCACGAGAGACCTCTTTCAGAAGGAGCTTCACGCCTACACCATCACCCACGCAATCGAGGACCGCAACGTCCTCCGCTTCCACGTCGATTACTACAAGCCCAAGGACGCCCCCGCCCTGAAGCCAGGCCAGACTCTCGCGAAGCAGGCAGTCGCCCAGGCCATCCTCGACAAGCACGACGCCGCGACCGGCGGCCGACGCTTCAACGCCTTGCTTGCTACCGCCTCGATCAACGACGCGATCGAGTACTACGAGGTCTTAAAACGGCTCCAGGCTGAACGCCAGGCTGCCGACGCCGAGTTCGTCCCTCTCAAGATCGCCGCCGTCTTCTCGCCGCCCGCAGAGGGCAATAGGGACGTCCAGCAGATCCAGGAGGACCTCCCTCAGGAGAAGGAGGACAACCGGCACGATCCGGAGGGCAAGAAGACCGCGCTCAAGGCCATCATCGCCGACTACAACAAGCAGTACGGCACCAACCACGACATCAACAACTTCGATCTCTACTACCAGGACGTCCAGCAGCGGATCAAAGACCAGCAGTTTCCCAACCGCGACCTGCCTCGCAAGGGCGCCGAGAAGATCGACATCACCATCGTAGTCGACATGCTCCTCACCGGCTTCGACGCCACGTACCTGAACACGCTCTACGTTGACAAGAACCTCAAGCACCACGGCCTGATCCAGGCTTTCAGCCGCACCAACCGCGTTCTCAACGCCACCAAGCCGTTTGGCCAAATCCTCGACTTCCGCCAGCAGCAGGACAACGTCGACGCCGCCATCGCTCTGTTCTCGGGAGGCCATGCCGACCGGGCCCGGAAAATCTGGCTGGTAGACAAGGCCCCCGTCGTGATCGATGAGTTCGAGAAGGCCGTCGCCGACCTCGGAGAGTTCATGAAGTCGCAGGGCCTCCAAGCCAAACCCGATCAGGTCAACAACCTGAAGGGCGACGACGCCCGCGCGCAGTTCATCAAGCGGTTCAAGGAGGTCCAGCGCCTTCAGACCCAGCTCGACCAGTACACCGACCTCACCGACGAGCAGCGAGAGCGGGTCGAGCAGGCTCTCTCAAGGGACGACCTTCGCGCCTTCCGCGGCGTCTACCTGGAAACCGCCCAGCGTCTCAAGGAGCAGCAGGGCACGCCCGGCGGAGACGGCGAGCCGGTCAACCCAGAGGTCGACCAGCTCGATTTCGAGTTCGTCCTCTTCGCTTCCGCCGTCATCGATTACGACTACATTATGAAGCTGATCGCCAGGTTCTCGGGGCAGGACCCGAAGAAGCTCACGATCAGCCGCGAGCAGCTCATTGGGCTGATCCAATCCGACGCCAAGTTCCTCGATGAGCGGAAGGAGATTACCGAGTACGTCCGTTCGCTCAAAGAGGGCGAAGGCCTCGACGAGGCCGCGATCCGCGCCGGCTACGAGCGATTCAAGGCCGAGAAGCAGGCCAGGGAGATCGAGGATCTTGCCCAGGCCCATGGCCTGACGACCGAGTCGCTTTCATCCTTCGTGGAAACCATCCTCCAGCGCATGATCTTCGACGGAGAGCAACTCACCGACCTGGTGGAGCCGCTCGGCCTGGGCTGGCGCGAACGCCGCGAGCGGGAACTCGCTCTCATGGCCGACCTCGTCCCCCTCCTGAACAGGCGTGCCCACGGTCGGGACATCTCGGGGCTCAACGCCTACGAGCATGGGGGGGCGCGATGA
- a CDS encoding restriction endonuclease subunit S yields the protein MTADKPSLLVPQRRFPEFAQGPGWDHAKVSDLVETITPPKKLTTSTYLADGRFPIIDQSQSYICGWTNDEEAIITRPLPVIVFGDHTCVLKFVNRPFAQGADGIKILTARRRVSTVYLYHQLTYRPVVMEEYKRHFSALKDKVVCFPDPKSGEQQKIVDCLGSLDALIAAEGRKLKALRQHRHGLMQQLFPQPGETVPRLRLPEFRDATEWETRNLEELVLIQSGGTPSKADPAFWNGSIPWVSAKDMKRLFLEETEDHISVAAVENGARLVPAGTLLLLTRGMTLLKDVPICVIRREMSFNQDVKALRPKIDVNGLFLAFALLGNKQRLLKMVDIAGHGTGKLNTDELATFELAFPEPAEQNRIAAILSSLDEMVTAQSRKVEGLEAQKQGLLQQLFPSLEEESR from the coding sequence ATGACCGCCGACAAGCCATCGCTCTTGGTGCCGCAGCGCCGATTTCCGGAATTCGCACAAGGCCCTGGATGGGACCACGCCAAGGTTTCTGATCTCGTGGAGACGATCACTCCACCCAAAAAGCTGACGACTTCCACATACTTGGCGGATGGTCGGTTTCCGATCATCGACCAGTCGCAGAGCTACATCTGCGGGTGGACGAACGACGAGGAAGCTATCATCACGAGGCCTCTTCCGGTCATTGTCTTCGGCGATCACACCTGCGTCCTGAAGTTTGTCAATCGGCCATTCGCCCAGGGGGCGGATGGCATCAAGATTCTCACGGCAAGGAGACGGGTGTCGACCGTGTACCTCTATCACCAGCTGACGTACCGACCAGTGGTGATGGAAGAGTACAAACGGCATTTCTCCGCGTTGAAGGACAAGGTCGTTTGCTTTCCCGATCCGAAGTCAGGTGAGCAGCAGAAGATCGTTGACTGCCTCGGCTCGCTGGACGCCCTGATCGCGGCGGAGGGGCGGAAGCTCAAAGCCCTGAGGCAGCACAGGCACGGGCTGATGCAGCAGCTCTTTCCCCAGCCCGGCGAAACAGTGCCGCGGCTGCGCCTCCCGGAGTTCCGCGACGCGACGGAATGGGAAACAAGGAATTTAGAAGAGCTTGTTCTCATCCAATCGGGCGGCACTCCCTCCAAGGCGGATCCCGCATTCTGGAACGGCTCAATCCCGTGGGTGTCCGCTAAGGACATGAAGCGGTTGTTCTTAGAGGAGACAGAAGATCACATTTCGGTCGCAGCTGTCGAAAACGGTGCTAGGTTAGTGCCAGCGGGTACGCTCCTATTGCTGACGCGCGGGATGACTTTGCTCAAGGACGTACCAATCTGCGTGATCCGCCGAGAAATGAGCTTCAACCAAGATGTGAAGGCGCTCCGGCCCAAGATCGATGTAAACGGACTCTTCCTAGCTTTCGCGTTGCTGGGAAACAAGCAACGCTTGCTTAAGATGGTGGACATTGCCGGACACGGCACGGGAAAGCTCAACACGGACGAGCTAGCGACATTTGAGTTGGCGTTTCCCGAACCCGCCGAGCAGAATCGAATCGCCGCAATCCTTTCTTCGCTGGACGAAATGGTGACCGCGCAATCGCGGAAGGTAGAGGGTTTGGAGGCCCAAAAGCAGGGCCTGTTGCAACAGCTCTTCCCGAGCCTGGAGGAGGAGTCACGGTGA
- a CDS encoding AAA family ATPase: MSETSYADLPELARHLRSVLADKAEKKPSKSPFILLYAFNGTGKTRLSTAFKDIGKVVDENGEVQSQDTLYFNAFTEDLFSWDNDLEKDEHRTLKLNAASRFFVGLNELEIETRIRPLLDRYADFDFRINFEFDEHTGKITSAEVTFSRSVLSGEGDEARTDEVDGIKISRGEENIFIWCFFLSVLQLALDGAEAYAWVEHVYIDDPISSLDEHNAIVIGNHLVQLYREAQRPIKTVVSTHHALFFNVLHYELKSHVGGPLQYILKRNRQTNGYLLAEQKSDTPQFYHVAALEDLWRVAQSGQAKTFHFNILRSILEKTALFLGHRHFSACIKEVADDADGILHQRFVDLLSHGKYSMYEPAEMGDETKDYFLTILRGFVDRHPFNRELVPEPAPPPEAR, from the coding sequence GTGAGCGAGACCAGCTACGCCGATCTTCCCGAACTCGCCAGGCACCTGCGATCAGTACTTGCCGACAAAGCCGAGAAGAAGCCCAGCAAGAGTCCGTTCATCCTGTTGTACGCCTTCAACGGAACCGGCAAGACACGCCTGTCTACGGCCTTCAAAGACATTGGGAAGGTGGTGGATGAGAACGGCGAGGTTCAGAGCCAGGACACGCTTTACTTCAATGCCTTCACCGAGGACCTCTTCTCATGGGACAACGACCTGGAGAAGGATGAGCATCGCACGCTGAAGCTTAACGCGGCGTCCCGTTTCTTCGTCGGGCTCAACGAGTTGGAGATCGAGACCCGGATCCGCCCGCTGCTGGACCGCTACGCGGACTTCGACTTCAGGATCAACTTTGAGTTCGACGAGCATACCGGCAAGATCACCAGCGCGGAAGTGACCTTCTCCCGCAGTGTCCTAAGCGGCGAGGGCGACGAGGCCCGGACGGACGAGGTGGACGGAATCAAGATCTCGCGCGGCGAGGAGAACATCTTCATCTGGTGCTTCTTCCTCTCGGTTCTTCAGCTAGCGCTCGACGGGGCGGAAGCATACGCGTGGGTAGAACACGTTTACATCGACGATCCCATTTCGTCTCTTGATGAACACAACGCGATCGTCATTGGCAACCACCTCGTCCAGCTCTACCGCGAGGCACAGCGCCCGATCAAGACGGTGGTGTCCACCCACCATGCGCTTTTCTTCAACGTCCTGCACTATGAGCTGAAGAGCCATGTGGGTGGTCCGCTGCAGTACATTCTGAAGCGGAATCGCCAGACAAACGGCTACCTGCTTGCCGAACAGAAAAGCGATACACCGCAGTTCTACCATGTCGCCGCGTTGGAGGACCTCTGGCGCGTGGCGCAGAGCGGTCAGGCCAAAACGTTTCACTTCAACATTTTGCGTAGCATTCTTGAGAAGACCGCCTTGTTTCTCGGCCACCGCCATTTCTCGGCGTGCATCAAGGAGGTTGCGGACGATGCGGACGGCATCCTGCACCAGCGGTTCGTCGATCTCCTGAGCCACGGCAAGTACTCGATGTACGAGCCAGCAGAGATGGGCGATGAAACGAAGGACTACTTTCTAACCATTCTGAGGGGATTCGTGGATCGGCACCCATTTAACCGTGAACTTGTACCCGAGCCCGCACCACCTCCGGAAGCACGATGA